One region of Gossypium raimondii isolate GPD5lz chromosome 6, ASM2569854v1, whole genome shotgun sequence genomic DNA includes:
- the LOC105773634 gene encoding probable ADP-ribosylation factor GTPase-activating protein AGD14 codes for MASRLKEDEKNERIIRALLKQPENRRCINCNSLGPQYVCTSFWTFVCITCSGIHREFTHRVKSVSMAKFTSQEVSALQEGGNQRAKEIYFKEWDPQSNSVPDSSNVERLRDFIKHVYVDRRYSGGRNYDKPPRGKMGDKEDFYENRRTDGYQGGSRSPPYEDTYERRFSERSSPGGRNDDRNSRYGYDERRSPGYDQESRQYSDYRSPARHEVVSDWRREDRFANGRKPEDHRVSDGDPKLEGRSPERPKDLESSSPPVARPVREILGENVVPLRISEPPKANGSRIIDGPQTQRTASSSSLGSTGGNPAEVKLEMTGSLIDFDADPEPPVASTVTQAPQTTETESFVQTISSSNDQNWASFDFASQKNVSQARSNVNTLDSVLSQLSVPASVPGDQSGVYSSVGGQIPAPMANVNGTPLGINSSIAFTGQIEMSPFGTAAPAAAPVSNFSTLPSTGALAAAPGLMPVNGGSPQVGGYNAGQQPNMQQQQTSFFSSAGGQSTTQQFIPPVDGASTNQPWNFAPSQHMLGPLSASVAQIPQAVSKPTQDATSTVASKPPTETKESGRKELPADLFASNYPSYTAAAPGWQTGPPRGMGLMMQYNTAVPMSSLPQSSRSMNPFDLGSEAPPVQTQTFPSMASLQGALPNMPPPSGPVRTSSLGTPSSAWMSPQSLPYASSVAQRPYPGAQLPNSLPPSSHHIGGIGSEVCFGFVNTDQQVAGRLAAPAAPQPFSSVGGNPFG; via the exons ATGGCGAGTCGACTAAAGGAAGATGAGAAAAATGAGCGAATAATTCGGGCTCTTCTCAAACAACCAGAGAATCGTAGATGTATTAACTGCAACAGTTTG GGGCCTCAATATGTTTGCACAAGTTTCTGGACATTTGTTTGCATCACCTGCAGTGGAATACA TCGGGAGTTCACACACAGAGTTAAATCAGTATCTATGGCTAAATTTACTTCTCAAGAAGTTAGTGCTCTTCAAGAAGGGGGAAATCAG CGTGCAAAAGAAATCTATTTTAAAGAATGGGATCCACAGAGTAATTCTGTCCCTGACAGCAG CAACGTTGAGAGGCTCCGTGACTTCATTAAGCATGTCTATGTGGATAGAAGATATAGTGGTGGGAGAAACTATGACAAGCCTCCTAGAGGAAAGATG GGTGACAAGGAAGACTTTTATGAGAATAGGAGGACAGATGGATATCAAGGAGGGTCCAGAAGTCCACCATATGAAGATACATATGAACGCCGTTTCAGTGAAAGGTCCAGTCCAGGAGGAAGAAATGATGACAGAAATTCTAGATATGGTTATGATGAAAGGAGAAGCCCTGGATATGATCAAGAAAGTCGACAATATAGTGACTACAGAAGTCCTGCTCGCCATGAAGTAGTCAGTGACTGGCGCCGAGAAGATAGGTTTGCTAATGGGAGGAAACCTGAAGATCATAGAGTATCTGATGGAGATCCAAAGTTGGAAGGTAGGTCACCTGAGCGACCAAAAGATCTAGAGTCATCCAGTCCCCCAGTGGCTCGTCCTGTTAGAGAAATTTTGGGTGAAAATGTAGTCCCCCTTCGTATAAGCGAGCCTCCAAAAGCAAATGGCAGCAGAATTATTGATGGCCCTCAAACACAG AGAACTGCATCTTCTAGCAGCTTAGGATCTACCGGCGGGAATCCAGCAGAAGTTAAGCTGGAGATGACTGGgagcttaattgattttgatgctGATCCTGAACCTCCTGTTGCTTCCACAGTTACTCAGGCACCACAAACAACTGAGACTGAATCTTTTGTACAGACAATAAGTTCTAGCAATGACCAAAACTGGGCCTCTTTTGATTTTGCTTCTCAGAAAAATGTTTCTCAGGCTCGTTCAAATGTGAACACCCTGGACTCTGTTCTTTCTCAATTGTCAGTTCCAGCATCTGTACCCGGTGATCAATCAGGAGTTTATAGCAGTGTCGGTGGACAAATACCTGCCCCTATGGCCAATGTGAATGGAACACCTCTTGGCATCAACTCCAGTATTGCATTCACAGGGCAGATCGAAATGTCACCCTTTGGTACTGCTGCTCCTGCAGCTGCACCAGTTAGCAATTTCTCAACACTGCCTTCTACTGGTGCTTTGGCAGCTGCCCCTGGATTAATGCCTGTCAACGGTGGTAGTCCCCAGGTTGGTGGTTATAATGCTGGACAACAGCCTAATATGCAGCAGCAACAgacttcttttttctcttcagCTGGTGGTCAGTCTACTACCCAACAATTTATTCCACCTGTTGATGGAGCTTCAACCAATCAG CCATGGAATTTTGCTCCTTCACAGCATATGCTGGGGCCTTTGAGTGCATCAGTTGCACAAATACCTCAAGCTGTCTCAAAACCTACCCAAGATGCCACTTCTACAGTTGCATCAAAGCCTCCTACAGAAACAAAAGAAAGTGGAAGAAAGGAACTACCTGCG GATCTATTTGCTTCAAACTATCCTTCCTATACTGCTGCTGCACCAGGGTGGCAAACTGGCCCACCACGTGGGATGGGTTTGATGATGCAATATAATACTGCAGTG CCAATGTCTTCATTGCCACAGTCATCAAGGTCAATGAACCCATTTGATCTTGGCAGTGAGGCACCTCCAGTTCAAACTCAAACA TTTCCATCAATGGCTTCCTTACAAGGTGCACTACCAAATATGCCACCTCCTTCCGGCCCAGTGCGTACTTCTAGCCTTGGTACTCCATCATCAGCATGGATGTCACCTCAGTCTTTACCTTATGCATCATCAGTGGCACAAC GGCCTTACCCAGGGGCACAGTTACCTAATAGCTTGCCACCTTCCAG CCATCATATTGGCGGTATCGGCAGTGAAGTCTGTTTTGGTTTTGTGAATACCGATCAACAGGTGGCTGGTAGATTGGCAGCACCAGCTGCCCCACAGCCATTCTCTTCTGTTGGGGGTAACCCGTTTGGCTAA